The proteins below are encoded in one region of Pseudobacteriovorax antillogorgiicola:
- a CDS encoding GAF domain-containing hybrid sensor histidine kinase/response regulator → MKKAPLPENEEPRIKLLQDLRILDSELEKTYDDITKLAARICGVPICLVSLVDEDRQWFKSHHGLEARETPRDFAFCAHAILGDEVFEVPDARKDERFSDNPLVTDNPNVIFYAGYPLEMENDLKLGTLCVIDHQPKVLTEDQRDALKSLSSQVITLFKLRRSNYRLQTALENKANMLSTMSHEIRTPLNGVLGMTELLLDTELEPRQKEMLETVRDCGHGLITILNDILDFSKLEIGKVELHAEAFDLPKTIQNSLYLFESNAASKGLSLEYKSLDGTPELVMGDEYRLRQVLQNLISNALKFTEQGGVTVESTGRKVEDGCEVTIKVADTGMGIAKDAQVKLFQSFSQTDASIARKYGGTGLGLAISKNLVELMRGRIEVSSELGKGTTFTIVIPFEKADGLAETTEGEQEEIDVSDLAILVAEDNGVNQVIAKSMLEALGATIDLVEDGQHAVEAARTKSYDLVFMDCHMPGMDGYAATRTIKDDLGNNAPYVVALTASSTEDDQKRCRDAGMDDFMSKPISKKNLRAFFRKFLNSKQAA, encoded by the coding sequence ATGAAGAAAGCTCCGCTTCCAGAGAACGAAGAGCCTCGGATCAAGCTGCTACAGGACTTGCGAATCCTAGATAGCGAACTTGAGAAGACCTACGATGATATCACGAAACTTGCGGCGAGAATCTGTGGAGTTCCGATCTGTCTTGTCAGCCTCGTCGACGAGGATCGGCAATGGTTCAAATCTCACCATGGTCTGGAAGCCCGAGAGACTCCACGAGACTTTGCCTTTTGTGCTCATGCCATTCTTGGTGATGAGGTTTTTGAAGTTCCTGATGCCCGAAAAGACGAGCGATTTTCCGATAACCCCCTCGTCACAGATAATCCTAACGTGATCTTTTATGCAGGCTATCCTTTGGAAATGGAAAATGATTTGAAATTAGGCACGCTTTGCGTCATCGATCACCAACCGAAGGTCCTCACAGAAGATCAAAGAGATGCGCTCAAGAGCCTAAGCTCCCAGGTCATAACCTTGTTTAAGTTGAGGCGATCAAACTATCGTTTACAAACAGCCTTAGAAAACAAAGCTAATATGCTATCAACCATGAGCCATGAGATACGGACACCGTTGAATGGTGTTCTAGGGATGACCGAACTCCTACTGGACACGGAGTTAGAGCCGCGACAGAAGGAAATGCTTGAAACCGTTCGAGACTGTGGTCATGGCTTGATCACAATCCTCAATGATATACTTGATTTTAGCAAGTTGGAAATTGGCAAGGTCGAGCTTCATGCAGAAGCCTTTGACCTGCCAAAAACCATCCAGAATAGCCTCTACCTATTCGAGTCGAACGCTGCTAGCAAGGGTTTAAGTCTTGAATACAAGTCTCTTGATGGAACGCCGGAACTGGTGATGGGAGACGAGTATCGGCTTCGCCAGGTTCTTCAAAACTTGATAAGCAACGCCCTAAAGTTCACTGAACAAGGTGGTGTCACCGTTGAGTCGACCGGTCGCAAGGTGGAAGACGGATGCGAAGTGACCATCAAAGTAGCCGATACTGGAATGGGAATCGCCAAGGATGCGCAGGTTAAGCTATTTCAATCGTTTTCACAGACGGATGCATCGATCGCACGAAAATACGGCGGCACGGGTTTAGGCTTGGCAATTTCGAAGAACTTAGTAGAGCTGATGCGGGGGCGGATCGAAGTTTCCTCGGAGCTAGGCAAGGGAACAACATTTACTATCGTGATTCCCTTCGAAAAGGCAGATGGCTTGGCGGAAACCACAGAAGGAGAGCAGGAAGAGATCGATGTTAGTGACCTAGCGATTCTAGTTGCCGAGGATAATGGTGTGAATCAGGTCATAGCAAAAAGTATGTTGGAAGCTCTTGGAGCCACCATCGATTTGGTGGAAGACGGTCAGCATGCGGTTGAAGCAGCCAGAACGAAATCCTATGATTTAGTTTTCATGGATTGTCACATGCCTGGAATGGATGGCTATGCAGCAACTCGAACAATCAAAGATGATCTTGGGAACAATGCTCCCTACGTTGTAGCCTTGACAGCATCGAGTACTGAAGACGATCAGAAACGTTGTCGAGATGCAGGTATGGATGACTTCATGAGCAAACCAATTAGTAAAAAAAACCTACGGGCATTTTTCCGGAAGTTTCTAAATTCTAAGCAGGCTGCTTGA